Proteins co-encoded in one Oreochromis aureus strain Israel breed Guangdong linkage group 3, ZZ_aureus, whole genome shotgun sequence genomic window:
- the LOC120433832 gene encoding uncharacterized protein K02A2.6-like — protein sequence MGSPRVQRWAVTLSAYEYNIRYKPGKHHENADALNRLPVADSAPEQEMAEQVLMMDVLDDTLVDTAQIKRWTAKDILLSQVHEYTLKGWPAQTDACLKPYRQRKLEMCVTDGCVLWGARVIIPTKGRDKILKLLYQTHTGMSKMKGLARSYVWWSGMDVNIEREVQACEECQKHHKSPPTAPLHPWEWPESPWSKIHVDYTGPFLREMFLIIVDTHSKWMDIYPVKSSTSQVTIEKLHQSFSVFGLPKMLVSDNGTCFTSAEFESFMKQNGIDHVRSAPFHPSSNGLAERAVQTFKEGMKKVKGDTLQTRLSRFLFSYRITPHATTGLSPAELMMSRRLRSVLDLLMPDVKTKVQHKQLKQKENQTGRRSHCLTKKQCLSAAYHQSWTHRHNLRQRSCLMLRRLGLPDTPQ from the coding sequence ATGGGCTCACCAAGAGTACAAAGATGGGCCGTGACATTGAGTGCTTACGAGTACAACATCAGGTACAAGCCAGGAAAACACCATGAAAACGCCGATGCGCTCAATCGGTTGCCGGTAGCAGACTCAGCACCTGAGCAAGAGATGGCTGAGCAGGTTTTAATGATGGATGTACTGGATGACACATTAGTTGACACTGCACAGATCAAACGTTGGACAGCTAAGGATATCTTGTTGTCGCAAGTCCACGAGTACACCTTAAAAGGCTGGCCAGCTCAGACCGATGCCTGTTTAAAGCCGTATCGACAGAGGAAGCTGGAAATGTGTGTGACGGATGGTTGTGTGCTCTGGGGAGCCCGAGTAATTATTCCCACCAAAGGCCGAGACAAAATATTGAAACTCCTGTACCAGACTCATACAGGCATGTCGAAGATGAAAGGCTTGGCAAGGTCTTATGTATGGTGGTCAGGGATGGATGTGAACATTGAAAGAGAAGTGCAGGCATGTGAGGAGTGTCAGAAACACCATAAGTCACCACCTACTGCACCATTACACCCGTGGGAGTGGCCGGAGTCACCATGGTCCAAAATCCATGTGGACTACACAGGGCCTTTCCTCAGGGAGATGTTTCTAATCATTGTGGATACTCATTCCAAGTGGATGGACATTTACCCTGTGAAATCCTCTACATCACAGGTAACTATAGAGAAACTGCACCAGAGTTTCAGTGTGTTTGGACTACCTAAAATGTTAGTTTCAGACAACGGAACATGTTTCACAAGTGCTGAATTTGAGTCATTCATGAAGCAGAATGGAATTGACCATGTGAGATCAGCACCTTTCCACCCTTCTTCAAATGGGCTGGCTGAGAGGGCGGTCCAGACCTTTAAGGAGGGGATGAAGAAAGTCAAAGGTGATACCTTGCAAACCAGACTGTCCCGATTTCTGTTCAGTTATCGCATCACACCGCATGCCACTACTGGTTTATCACCTGCAGAGTTGATGATGTCACGGAGACTCAGATCAGTTTTGGACTTGCTCATGCCTgatgtgaaaacaaaagtgcagcacaaacaattgaaacagaaagaaaatcagaCAGGGAGGCGGAGCCATTGCTTGACAAAGAAGCAGTGCCTGAGTGCTGCTTACCATCAGAGTTGGACACATCGCCACAACCTCCGGCAACGGAGCTGCCTTATGCTCCGGAGACTCGGCCTCCCGGACACTCCTCAATGA